The following nucleotide sequence is from Nitrospira sp..
GCCACTTGCCCTTGACGGCGAGGTGAAGTCTCAGGCTACGGCGCTGACTGAACAGGGAACGCAAGCCTATCAGGGCAAACAGTTTGAAGAGGCTAAGCAATACTTTGAACAGGCGGTTGCCGCAGCACCGCAATCCGGCCAAGCCCATTATAACTATGCATTGGCGTTGAATGCGCTTGGTGATACTGAACTCGCGCGGCAGCACTTCATAGCAGCTGCCGACTTAGCGCCAGGAGACAAAGTCATCTGGGACTCTCCGGCGCTGTCGCCATACGGAAATCCAGAAAGTAAAAACAAGGCCAAGATGCGTCCCAATACGCCTCGCCGCTCGTCGTTCGGCGGTGGCATGCCCTCCGGGGGGTATTAATCCCGGATTTCGCAGTAGCCGGTGTAACCAAGAAGCCGGGTCGAGCAACACCTCGACCACCAATGGCTTGAGGCGTCAATTCTGAGGCGCGCCGCAGTTGAATATGATGAAAGTCGGTTTTGCTGGTTGTGCAGGAATTCATTTGGCTGAATCTTGGTAGATCGACACACGTTGTACGGTTACTGCGGAATCCTGGTTAATTCCCGAATGAGGATGGAGCTATGAGCAAAGATCTTGCGGTAGGGGATCAGGCACCGGAACTTTCGATCCCGGATCAGCATGGGAAGACGGTGACTCTGAAGAGCTTCAAGGGCAAACAAATCGTGCTGTATTTCTATCCGAAAGACGATACGCCGGGATGCACGAAAGAGTCCTGCGACTTTCGGGATGTGGAATCGCAGATTCTCCGGGCGGGAGGCACAATCGTCGGAGTGAGTCTGGACGGGAGAGAGTCCCACCAGAAATTCATCAAGAAATTTGGATTGCCGTTTCCGCTCCTCAGCGATGAAGATGCGGCGATCTCCAAGGCGTACGGTGTGTACAAGGAAAAGAACATGTACGGCAAGAAATATTGGGGTATCGAGCGGAGCACGTTCGTCATTGATCCCGAAGGCAAGCTGAAGGCGATCTTTCGGAAGGTCAAAGTCGACGGTCACGCGGATGAAGTGCTCAAGGCGCTGAAAGCCTAATCTCCACCGGCAGTTCGTGACGTGTCTTTTCTTGTTCAGAAGGCTGTGCGGCCGATGATCAGCCAATTCCGCAGAGCCTGTTTCTCTCTCTGCCTTGTCATTATTGCCTCACCTGGTCTGCTGTTTGCGGCGGAGAAAAGTTCCGCTACGATTCTCGTCAAGGACGTGCTGACGTCTCCTGGTCAGTCTGCCACCATAGAGGCCAAACTCATCTCAAAACGGCTCATGCTGATTGCCGCACTTGGCGGGGAACCACTTGAACTCGTGTTGGATGGGAAGGTTGTCGCCACAGCTTTGACGGGCGGGGACGGAAGGGCGTTCTTCACCTATAGCCCGAAGGCCCCGGGTCTCGCAACAGTCCTCGTCCGCGTTGGCAACAGCCCTCGAGTCGATCACGCAGAAGGCCAGGCAAATCTGGCTGTGTGGGAAAAGCGACAACCGATTCTCATGATCGAGCTGTCGTCGCTGATGGAAGAACCGACGCCGAGTCCTGTCCCTCCCATGGGGATTGCGTTTGAGTCGGAACGAAGACCAATGACCCAGGCAGCCGATGAACTCGGCAAGCTCACCAAGTTCTACTATCGGGTCATTTATGTCGTCGCTTTGTCTGCCGGAGGAGA
It contains:
- a CDS encoding tetratricopeptide repeat protein: MKNPVQRLAILSIVLVLVGMTACSQKRKPLVPLALDGEVKSQATALTEQGTQAYQGKQFEEAKQYFEQAVAAAPQSGQAHYNYALALNALGDTELARQHFIAAADLAPGDKVIWDSPALSPYGNPESKNKAKMRPNTPRRSSFGGGMPSGGY
- the bcp gene encoding thioredoxin-dependent thiol peroxidase, whose amino-acid sequence is MSKDLAVGDQAPELSIPDQHGKTVTLKSFKGKQIVLYFYPKDDTPGCTKESCDFRDVESQILRAGGTIVGVSLDGRESHQKFIKKFGLPFPLLSDEDAAISKAYGVYKEKNMYGKKYWGIERSTFVIDPEGKLKAIFRKVKVDGHADEVLKALKA